Part of the Planctomycetota bacterium genome, AGTCCGTGGCAATCCCACCCCGGCGTGTAGGGGCAGCGCATGCCTTCCATCAACCGAGTGCGAACCACCAGATCCTTGAGCACCTTGTTCAACATGTGGCCGACGTGGATCGGGCCGTTGGCGTAGGGCGGTCCATCGTGGAAGCGGTAGATCGGGGCCGAGGCGCGGGCGGCGTCGAGCCGCTCGTAGAGGCGGGAGGCCTCATAGCGCTGCTGCGTCTTCGGCTCGGACTGCGACAGATTCGCCTTCATCGCGAAGTCGGTGGCGGGCAACTGCAGCGTGTCTCGGTAGTCCGGCATGGAGGGCGAATGATAGGGATCTTCCGAAGCGTTCGGAAACCGCGGTCACTCCTCCGGGCACTCGCCCGGCTTGACTGCTTCATCCAGATACTTCTGGAATTCCCCCATCTTGTAGCTCACAAAGCAGAAGGCATGGTGCAGGGCGAACCACTCCATGTCCTTGGGATTCTTCTCGAGGTCATTGCGCAGGCGATTGAGCTCGGCCAGAACTTTTTCAACTTTCATGGGGCGATCCTCGCGTATGTGTCCGATGGGTTTGTCAATGCGGAATGCGGCGCGGCCGGGGTGCCGTGATGATCCGGCGCCTCGTCGTGGGACATCGCCTCGAAGGCGCCGATGCCCCAGGCGATGGCCAGCCCCAGCACCAGGGCGAGGGAAAGCCGGACGCGGTCGTGCGAGTGAAAATGCAACTCAGGCAGCAGGTCGCTTCCGGCAATGCAGAGGAAGGAGCCTGCCGAAAAGGCCAGCGCGCAGGCGGTGAAGGCGTGATCCCCCCCGCCGGTCTTGAGCAGGAAGAGCCCGGCGCCGACCGGCACGATCAGCGCGAAGAGAAAGTTGACTAGGTGCGTCTTCCCCGCGCCCATCTTTGAGGCGCGCAGCAGCGTGGTGAGGGTCATGGCGTCGAAGGGCTTGTGCAGCAGGATGACCAGGAAAGTGCCCAGCCCGGCGAGTCCCACGCCGGGATGCAGCGTCGCGGCCACGGCGACGCTCGAGGCCAGCGCCACTCCCTCCAACACGCTGTGCAGGGAAAGGCCCAGCGCAGCGCCGGACCAGGTCAGCGGCGTCACGCCGTGGTGATGGCCATCGTGGTCGTGTCCGTGATCGCACTTGCTCTCGGATCCGCCACCCTCCTCCACCACGTCATGCTGATGGAAGCTGGCGAAGCGCTCCAGGAAGAACATGGCCAGGAACCCCAGCGCCGCGGAAATCATCACCGGATTGATGGTGTGGTGGTCGGCCTCGCGACCTTGGGCGTTCTCCATGATGGCGTGCGGCAGCAT contains:
- a CDS encoding ZIP family metal transporter yields the protein MDMPWLWTACGVIAVASVFGGIVPTLVRLTHQRMQIALSFVSGVMLGVALFHMLPHAIMENAQGREADHHTINPVMISAALGFLAMFFLERFASFHQHDVVEEGGGSESKCDHGHDHDGHHHGVTPLTWSGAALGLSLHSVLEGVALASSVAVAATLHPGVGLAGLGTFLVILLHKPFDAMTLTTLLRASKMGAGKTHLVNFLFALIVPVGAGLFLLKTGGGDHAFTACALAFSAGSFLCIAGSDLLPELHFHSHDRVRLSLALVLGLAIAWGIGAFEAMSHDEAPDHHGTPAAPHSALTNPSDTYARIAP